The following proteins are encoded in a genomic region of Populus nigra chromosome 16, ddPopNigr1.1, whole genome shotgun sequence:
- the LOC133675820 gene encoding mediator of RNA polymerase II transcription subunit 30-like, producing MEYNSNSISPATPQHSKTTQELAIEGQKHLEETIQAGYQILSSMNDELCNPTLWSTTSTATTAVTSPITSKNALNGAVVITVNGDANAAVSDSTHELNGGGVGNGALDEARFRYKNSVAALRDVLAAIPNSHKAKPFETSSPADEAEIKKLEERASSLRKELAKKNTYVKLLIDQLREIITDISTWQTPCSV from the exons ATGGAATATAATTCAAATTCCATTTCACCAGCAACACCACAACACTCAAAAACAACACAAGAACTAGCAATAGAAGGCCAAAAACATCTAGAAGAAACAATCCAAGCTGGTTACCAAATCCTTTCTTCTATGAACGATGAGCTTTGCAACCCCACTTTATGGTCCACCACCTCCACTGCTACGACTGCTGTGACTTCACCCATTACTTCTAAAAATGCCCTAAACGGTGCCGTCGTCATTACTGTCAATGGTGATGCTAATGCTGCTGTATCTGATTCCACTCATGAGTTGAATGGTGGTGGTGTGGGTAATGGAGCTCTTGATGAAGCTCGGTTTCGGTATAAGAATTCGGTTGCTGCTCTTCGTGATGTTCTTGCGGCAATTCCTAATTCTCACAAG GCAAAACCTTTTGAAACGAGTTCTCCAGCAGATGAAGCTGAGATTAAGAAGTTGGAAGAGCGAGCCTCCAGCCTAAGAAAG GAACTTGCAAAGAAGAACACATATGTCAAGCTACTCATAGATCAATTACGAGAGATCATTACTGACATATCTACATGGCAGACTCCTTGTTCTGTCTGA
- the LOC133675819 gene encoding thylakoid lumenal 17.9 kDa protein, chloroplastic → MKCWKKERITNVTRMSLIGHVLPPHLSTSKITNFTSQNVTPKPILFTNLFSLALTVTLNSPLPSLAIPSLNSQPPLLSPTTPFSQSKNLQIGLENGKIRPCPSTNPGCVSTNPQSSSFSFPWRIPENDTENAIQKLEEAILKTQRNAKIQVIEDTPNGKYLQAEVDGGFDPDVLEFLVRGDVVAYRTMATKVTYVYPFTTAFGDSKGQEERMKKILNELGWYAPSFDSMD, encoded by the exons ATGAAATGCtggaaaaaggaaaggataaCAAACGTAACGAGGATGAGCTTGATTGGGCATGTTCTTCCTCCACATCTTTCAACCTCCAAAATCACTAACTTTACTTCACAAAATGTTACTCCAAAACCCATTCTCTTCACCAATCTCTTCTCGTTAGCCCTCACTGTTACCTTAAATTCTCCATTGCCTTCCTTGGCTATCCCTTCTCTTAACTCTCAGCCTCCCCTTCTCTCTCCTACAACCCCATTTTCTCAGTCCAAGAACTTGCAGATTGGGCTAGAAAATGG GAAAATTAGGCCTTGCCCGTCAACAAACCCAGGTTGTGTTTCAACGAATCCGCAATCTTCATCATTTTCATTCCCATGGAGGATTCCTGAGAATGATACAGAGAATGCAATTCAG AAGTTAGAGGAAGCAATCCTGAAAACGCAGAGAAATGCCAAGATTCAAGTCATTGAAGATACCCCAAATG GGAAATATTTACAAGCTGAGGTTGATGGAGGGTTTGATCCGGATGTCCTTGAGTTTTTGGTAAGAGGAGATGTAGTTGCGTATAGGACCATGGCCACAAAAGTAACCTATGTCTACCCTTTCACAACAGCATTTGGGGATTCAAAAGGACAAGAAGAAAGAATGAAGAAAATCTTGAACGAATTAGGCTGGTATGCTCCAAGTTTTGATTCCATGGATtag
- the LOC133675818 gene encoding non-specific phospholipase C6-like gives MGRFRTKPPSFPSIFLLFLTLSCVSTTQQPSPIKTIVVLVMENRSFDHMIGWMKKSINPAINGVSGTECNPVSTKNPGPQSICFSDDAEFVDPDPGHSFEAVEQQVFGNSSFPSMSGFVEQALSVSQNLSETVMKGFRPESVPVYATLVREFAVFDRWFSSIPGPTQPNRLFVYSATSHGSTSHVKKQLAIGYPQKTIFDSLHENGKDFGIYFQNIPTTFFFRNMRKLKYIFKFHLFDFKFKKDARDGKLPSLTVIEPRYFDIKGLPANDDHPSHDVANGQNLVKEVYETLRASPQWNETLLVITYDEHGGFYDHVETPYVNVPSPDGNTGPAPSFFKFDRLGVRVPTIMVSPWIKKGTVISSPNGPAPSSEFEHSSIPATIKKMFNLSSNFLTHRDAWAGTFEGVVGELTSPRTDCPVTMPDVAPLRTTEAKEDSSLSEFQSEVVQLAAVLNGDHFLSSFPDEISKKMNVKEALDYVEGSVTRFIRASKEAINLGADESAIVDMRSSLTTRSSVHN, from the exons atgggaAGATTCAGAACTAAGCCACCTTCATTTCCCTCCATTTTCTTGCTGTTTCTTACACTTTCATGTGTTTCTACGACCCAACAACCAAGCCCCATCAAGACCATTGTGGTTTTGGTGATGGAAAACAGATCTTTTGATCATATGATTGGTTGGATGAAGAAATCTATTAATCCAGCAATCAATGGTGTCTCTGGAACAGAATGCAATCCTGTATCGACCAAGAATCCAGGCCCACAATCCATTTGTTTCTCAGATGATGCTGAGTTTGTGGATCCAGATCCTGGACACTCTTTTGAAGCTGTGGAGCAACAGGTATTTGGCAATAGCTCTTTTCCTTCAATGAGTGGTTTTGTTGAACAAGCTCTCTCCGTGTCACAAAACCTCTCTGAAACTGTCATGAAGGGCTTTAGGCCTGAATCTGTGCCAGTTTACGCCACACTTGTAAGGGAATTTGCAGTCTTTGATAGGTGGTTTTCTTCAATCCCTGGTCCAACACAACCCAATAGGCTGTTTGTGTATTCTGCTACTTCTCATGGCTCAACAAGCCATGTTAAGAAGCAATTGGCTATAGGATATCCTCAGAAGACAATTTTTGATTCACTTCATGAGAACGGTAAGGACTTTGGAATTTACTTCCAAAACATTCCAACAACTTTTTTCTTTAGGAACATGAGGAAATTGaagtatatttttaagtttcatcTGTTTGATTTCAAGTTCAAGAAAGACGCTAGAGATGGGAAGCTGCCAAGCTTAACTGTGATTGAACCAaggtattttgatattaaagGATTGCCTGCAAATGATGATCACCCATCTCACGATGTTGCTAATGGTCAAAACCTGGTTAAGGAGGTTTATGAGACATTGAGAGCTAGTCCCCAATGGAATGAGACCCTTTTGGTCATTACATACGATGAACATGGGGGGTTTTATGACCATGTCGAGACTCCTTATGTCAATGTTCCCAGCCCAGATGGGAACACCGGCCCTGCCCCATCTTTTTTCAAGTTCGATAGGCTTGGAGTTCGTGTGCCGACAATTATGGTCTCTCCTTGGATCAAGAAAGGCACTG tGATAAGTAGCCCAAATGGGCCTGCTCCAAGCTCAGAGTTCGAGCACTCTTCAATTCCTGCGACCATAAAGAAAATGTTCAACCTCTCCTCAAACTTCTTGACACACAGAGATGCATGGGCCGGCACATTTGAAGGAGTTGTTGGGGAGTTAACCTCTCCCAGAACTGACTGCCCAG TGACCATGCCAGATGTAGCACCTCTGAGAACAACAGAAGCAAAAGAAGATAGTTCATTATCCGAATTCCAGAGCGAGGTAGTTCAACTAGCTGCTGTTCTTAACGGTGACCACTTCTTGAGCAGCTTCCCAGATGAGATAAGCAAGAAAATGAACGTAAAAGAAGCTCTAGATTATGTTGAAGGTTCTGTTACAAGGTTCATTAGAGCTAGCAAAGAGGCTATCAATTTAGGAGCAGATGAATCTGCCATTGTAGATATGAGATCGTCGCTCACTACTAGATCTTCAGTTCACAATTAG